One Thalassospira marina DNA window includes the following coding sequences:
- a CDS encoding substrate-binding periplasmic protein, with amino-acid sequence MRRIGCILVVLTGIFVPLSHAMADEVRLCFSRWEPYAYDDGNGATGLAIDIAKRAFEISGHDATFTQMPHSRCHFGIRYGIYDGILFESRPGETVESLSASRFALVNRVLVAVVRESYPQTAYEGLQTFEGANWLHVVDEDYPAKILNSTQMYPVDVGENAHGLLMLRRNYVDVVFRDLASLHFGSDAVHEPAGLKTLLPAVDIEPFYLCMESKFARVTADYDQAITKMLADGSIDRLYYKHLGFSQIAFNRYFSGSSQPTLPQDRLMP; translated from the coding sequence TTGCGCCGCATAGGATGCATTCTTGTGGTTCTGACCGGTATTTTTGTTCCGCTGTCCCATGCGATGGCAGACGAAGTACGTCTGTGTTTCAGCCGCTGGGAACCATATGCCTATGACGATGGCAATGGGGCCACCGGCCTTGCCATTGATATCGCCAAGCGTGCCTTTGAAATTTCCGGTCATGATGCCACTTTTACGCAAATGCCCCATTCACGCTGCCATTTTGGCATTCGCTATGGCATTTACGATGGCATCCTGTTTGAAAGCCGCCCAGGCGAAACAGTTGAAAGCCTTTCTGCTTCGCGCTTTGCTCTGGTGAACCGCGTTCTGGTGGCGGTGGTGCGCGAAAGTTATCCGCAAACCGCTTATGAAGGTTTGCAAACCTTTGAAGGGGCAAACTGGCTGCATGTGGTGGACGAGGATTACCCTGCCAAAATCCTTAACAGCACCCAAATGTATCCGGTTGACGTGGGCGAAAATGCGCATGGGCTACTGATGCTGCGCCGGAATTACGTTGATGTGGTTTTCCGTGATCTGGCAAGTTTGCATTTCGGGTCCGATGCGGTGCATGAACCCGCCGGTTTGAAAACCTTGCTCCCGGCCGTTGATATCGAACCGTTTTATTTATGTATGGAATCAAAATTTGCCCGGGTAACGGCAGATTATGATCAAGCCATTACCAAAATGCTTGCCGATGGCAGCATTGACCGCCTTTATTACAAGCATCTTGGTTTCAGCCAGATCGCCTTTAACAGGTATTTTTCCGGCAGCAGCCAGCCAACCCTGCCGCAGGACCGGTTAATGCCTTGA
- a CDS encoding pyridoxamine 5'-phosphate oxidase family protein, giving the protein MAKIETMDQLRGIYGDPLEIAIQKQLSVLDKHCRRFIELSPFAVISSADENGEADVSPRGDGPGFVRVLDEKTILMPDRPGNRRLDTLTNILVNPQVGLLFFVPGMNETLRINGTAELHDDADLLDMFGDTGKLPISVIKITVQEAFLHCAKSLMRSRLWQVDAQIERKSFPTLGAIIKDQLSLEGGPVATQEETDAHFAKSIADNG; this is encoded by the coding sequence ATGGCGAAAATCGAAACCATGGACCAGTTGCGTGGCATTTATGGGGACCCGCTGGAAATTGCCATTCAAAAGCAGCTTTCTGTGCTGGACAAGCATTGCCGTCGTTTCATCGAACTGTCGCCTTTTGCCGTTATTTCATCGGCTGATGAAAACGGCGAAGCCGATGTCAGCCCGCGCGGGGACGGGCCGGGTTTTGTGCGTGTTCTTGATGAAAAAACCATCCTGATGCCCGATCGCCCCGGCAACCGCCGCCTTGATACGCTAACCAACATTCTGGTCAATCCGCAGGTGGGTTTGCTGTTTTTTGTACCGGGGATGAACGAAACCCTGCGCATCAATGGCACAGCCGAACTGCATGACGATGCCGATCTGCTTGATATGTTTGGCGATACCGGCAAACTGCCGATTTCGGTGATCAAAATCACGGTTCAGGAAGCCTTCCTGCATTGCGCCAAATCGTTGATGCGTTCGCGCCTGTGGCAGGTTGATGCCCAGATCGAACGCAAGTCCTTTCCGACGCTGGGCGCGATTATCAAGGATCAGCTGTCGCTGGAAGGTGGCCCGGTGGCAACGCAGGAAGAAACCGACGCCCATTTCGCCAAATCGATTGCCGATAACGGCTGA
- a CDS encoding cysteine hydrolase family protein, whose amino-acid sequence MNQNQIDVAPADNSLPALILIDWQKGFRDLAYWGQRNNQDAEGNAQSLLSFWREKGGRVIHVHHDSQNPVSPLFPGKDSHAFEEFAQPLAGETSYGKNVNSAFIGTTLERDLRADGIDKLVICGISTDHCVNTSTRMAGNLGFDVILAGDACFCFDRTHPDGRVMAAQTIHDVHLASLSGEFARVLTTANILSAFA is encoded by the coding sequence ATGAACCAGAACCAGATTGATGTAGCGCCCGCAGATAACAGCCTTCCCGCCCTGATCCTGATTGATTGGCAAAAGGGGTTTCGCGACCTTGCATATTGGGGGCAGCGCAATAACCAGGATGCCGAAGGTAATGCCCAAAGCCTGCTGTCATTCTGGCGGGAAAAGGGTGGGCGTGTGATCCATGTGCATCATGATTCTCAAAATCCTGTATCACCGCTTTTTCCTGGCAAGGACAGCCACGCCTTTGAAGAATTCGCCCAGCCGCTGGCAGGTGAAACATCCTATGGCAAAAACGTCAATTCGGCCTTTATCGGAACGACCCTGGAACGCGATTTGCGCGCGGATGGCATTGATAAACTCGTGATTTGCGGCATCAGCACGGATCACTGCGTTAATACATCCACCCGGATGGCAGGCAATTTGGGGTTTGATGTGATATTGGCGGGCGATGCCTGTTTCTGTTTTGATCGCACCCATCCCGATGGCCGCGTGATGGCAGCGCAAACCATTCATGATGTGCATCTAGCCAGCCTGTCGGGCGAATTTGCGCGGGTACTTACCACGGCTAACATCCTGTCGGCTTTTGCCTAG
- a CDS encoding GlxA family transcriptional regulator: MAQRRIVFVMTPHSVLLDVTGPLQAFHDANLLVRDMANCDTAPAAQTTIPSAQTDQPPIPPLPYEIILASQQGGAVITDTGIALPTIALATLDDQPIDTLIIAGTDEPLNALHDQGLLGWLMAQQGRVRRVASICIGAFLLGEAGYLDGRDAVTHWRWCDRLQARFPKAQVKTDPIYVRDGPVWTSAGVTTGIDMAIAMIEEDLGRQQALAVARGLIMFIKRPGGQSQFSQPLIQQGGDKTGRFDELHVWMRKNLQHRLTVDDLAQQANMSPRNFSRIYARETGIGPAHAVESMRMDAARQYLENSDQPIGRIADLCGFGDDERMRRAFVKNIGVAPSDYRARFRN, from the coding sequence ATGGCACAGCGACGGATCGTATTTGTGATGACACCCCATTCGGTATTGCTGGATGTGACAGGGCCGCTACAGGCTTTTCACGATGCCAACCTGCTGGTGCGCGACATGGCAAATTGCGATACCGCGCCAGCGGCACAAACCACCATACCATCTGCCCAGACAGATCAACCGCCCATACCACCGCTGCCCTATGAAATCATCCTGGCATCGCAACAGGGTGGCGCCGTCATCACCGATACCGGCATTGCCCTGCCCACCATTGCCCTTGCAACATTGGATGACCAGCCGATTGACACCCTGATCATTGCCGGAACGGACGAACCGTTAAATGCCCTGCACGATCAGGGGTTATTGGGCTGGCTGATGGCACAGCAGGGCCGCGTTCGGCGCGTGGCATCCATTTGCATCGGGGCATTTTTGCTGGGGGAAGCCGGTTATCTTGACGGGCGCGACGCGGTGACGCATTGGCGCTGGTGCGACAGGTTACAGGCCCGTTTTCCCAAGGCACAGGTTAAAACCGACCCGATTTATGTGCGTGATGGCCCCGTCTGGACATCGGCCGGGGTTACCACCGGGATAGACATGGCAATTGCCATGATCGAGGAAGATTTGGGCCGCCAGCAGGCATTGGCAGTTGCGCGCGGCCTGATCATGTTTATCAAGCGGCCCGGCGGACAATCGCAGTTCAGCCAACCCCTGATCCAGCAGGGTGGCGACAAAACCGGCCGGTTTGATGAATTGCATGTCTGGATGCGTAAAAACCTGCAACACCGCCTGACGGTCGATGACCTAGCCCAGCAGGCCAATATGAGCCCGCGCAATTTTTCGCGCATTTATGCACGCGAAACCGGGATTGGTCCGGCACATGCGGTGGAAAGTATGCGCATGGATGCCGCACGCCAATACCTTGAAAACAGCGACCAGCCCATTGGCCGCATTGCCGATTTATGCGGTTTTGGCGATGACGAACGCATGCGCCGCGCCTTTGTCAAAAATATTGGCGTGGCACCCAGCGATTATCGCGCACGTTTTCGGAATTGA
- the corA gene encoding magnesium/cobalt transporter CorA has product MESNEIYAPLRTSTDADLPENSEGDVTLSDAQKDPRTDIEVSERHVEANLASEGEDDIHCDADALHDVEEDGLAGEPAAIVGTKIAAAGKAPKAAPVWIDLLEPNASELRAIEARFGIEVPTREEMQEIELSSRLYDEEGALFMTVTILNRAATDDPEATAVTFILVKKTLITLRYADPIPFKTFTRRVKRSPGLASSSDAVLLGLLEQIVDRLADIMEISVADLEKISNAVFSKEGNGSDQDHHENLRRIGRAGNLASKAKDSLLNLNRMALFLNTQARFKKDTKARLKTLSRDIVSITEHANFVANKVTFLLDATLGMINLEQNNIIKIFSVAAAAFLPPTLIASIYGMNFQFMPELHWEYGYPLAIALMVLSAVGPLWYFKRKGWL; this is encoded by the coding sequence ATGGAAAGCAACGAAATCTACGCCCCGCTTCGCACATCAACCGATGCTGACCTGCCGGAAAACAGCGAAGGCGATGTCACCCTGTCAGATGCCCAAAAGGACCCGCGTACCGATATCGAGGTAAGCGAACGTCATGTCGAGGCCAACCTTGCCAGCGAAGGCGAGGACGATATCCATTGTGATGCCGACGCCCTCCATGATGTGGAAGAAGACGGGCTGGCCGGTGAACCTGCCGCCATTGTCGGCACCAAGATTGCCGCAGCAGGCAAGGCACCAAAGGCTGCCCCTGTCTGGATTGACCTTCTGGAACCCAATGCCAGCGAATTGCGCGCGATTGAGGCACGTTTCGGTATCGAGGTGCCAACCCGCGAAGAAATGCAGGAAATTGAACTGTCGTCGCGCCTTTATGACGAAGAAGGCGCACTGTTCATGACGGTAACCATCCTTAACCGTGCCGCTACCGATGACCCGGAAGCAACGGCGGTAACCTTTATCCTAGTCAAAAAAACGCTGATCACGCTGCGTTATGCCGATCCGATCCCGTTTAAAACCTTCACCCGCCGGGTTAAACGTTCGCCGGGGCTGGCGAGTTCGTCCGATGCGGTGTTGCTGGGCTTGCTGGAACAGATCGTGGATCGTTTGGCCGATATCATGGAAATTTCGGTCGCCGATCTGGAAAAAATCTCGAACGCGGTATTTTCCAAGGAAGGCAACGGGTCCGACCAGGACCACCATGAAAACCTGCGCCGGATCGGCCGGGCAGGTAACCTTGCCAGCAAGGCAAAGGACAGCCTTTTGAACCTTAACCGCATGGCCCTGTTTTTAAACACCCAGGCCCGGTTTAAAAAGGATACCAAGGCACGCCTGAAAACCCTGTCTCGCGACATTGTGTCGATTACCGAACATGCCAATTTCGTCGCCAACAAGGTAACGTTCCTGCTTGATGCAACATTGGGCATGATCAATCTGGAACAGAACAATATCATCAAGATTTTCTCGGTCGCGGCGGCGGCTTTCCTGCCGCCAACCCTGATCGCCAGCATCTATGGCATGAATTTCCAGTTCATGCCCGAACTGCATTGGGAATATGGCTATCCTCTTGCCATCGCTCTGATGGTTTTGTCTGCGGTCGGCCCGCTTTGGTATTTCAAACGCAAGGGCTGGCTGTAA
- a CDS encoding EF-hand domain-containing protein, translating into MIRLIAGHVAVLAMLVAAPVFAQGNMSGSSGGTSSGSQSSSGTSNHGKTQTQSQGGYSAISPQMRQMLPALMQQLQNNPALLEQFGLGGIGGLNGLAGTALGQGNGDGDNDYGAGGIGGMGLPLPAVPGVNAPNVPGVQNGTGATKNNAVAEAARKGGLVVPPLPVPEQVTIYRGQYHPSDINQDGRIDADEAASYAAWMFRRHDINGDNVLLIREFSAVEALPGSADANRNRLRTEARRLELLFPQYDTNHDQMIDKAEFMEKIAANFDEKRGAAKDISPFVFQTVLPF; encoded by the coding sequence ATGATCAGGTTAATTGCGGGCCATGTTGCCGTGCTGGCTATGCTGGTTGCGGCCCCTGTTTTTGCGCAGGGAAATATGTCGGGCAGTTCGGGTGGTACTTCCAGTGGCAGCCAAAGCAGTTCGGGCACCAGTAACCATGGCAAAACCCAAACACAGTCGCAGGGGGGATACAGTGCAATTTCCCCGCAAATGCGCCAGATGCTGCCCGCCCTGATGCAGCAATTGCAAAATAACCCCGCCCTGCTTGAACAGTTTGGTCTGGGGGGGATTGGTGGTCTTAACGGCCTTGCCGGTACTGCGCTGGGGCAGGGAAATGGCGATGGTGACAATGATTATGGTGCTGGTGGCATTGGTGGTATGGGCCTGCCCCTGCCGGCCGTTCCCGGTGTGAATGCACCTAATGTTCCGGGCGTTCAAAACGGAACAGGTGCGACCAAAAACAATGCGGTGGCCGAAGCCGCACGCAAGGGCGGCCTAGTGGTGCCACCCTTGCCGGTGCCCGAGCAGGTCACCATTTATCGTGGGCAGTATCATCCATCCGACATTAACCAGGATGGCCGCATTGATGCCGACGAAGCCGCCAGTTACGCCGCCTGGATGTTTCGCCGCCATGATATAAACGGCGATAATGTTTTACTGATCCGTGAATTTTCCGCGGTCGAAGCCCTGCCGGGGTCGGCCGATGCCAACCGCAACCGTCTGCGCACCGAAGCCCGGCGCCTGGAATTGCTGTTTCCCCAATATGATACCAACCACGATCAAATGATCGATAAGGCCGAATTCATGGAAAAAATTGCCGCCAATTTCGATGAAAAGCGCGGTGCGGCAAAGGATATCAGTCCGTTTGTGTTTCAGACGGTATTGCCGTTTTAA
- a CDS encoding division/cell wall cluster transcriptional repressor MraZ, whose translation MLFTGTHIHKLDRKGRVSVPKRFRAALEADGFAGIYVYESPKEPTIEGCSESHMERIAASLDDMELFSDEAEDLADTILGASHALPFDGEGRIILPPELIEYAGITDQVAFVGRGRTFRIWNPDAFADRKTASRTRLVNRGSTLKLKPALSMPARAASVAASSDDDLPEDDA comes from the coding sequence GTGCTGTTCACAGGGACGCACATTCACAAACTGGACCGGAAAGGGCGCGTATCCGTGCCCAAAAGGTTCCGTGCCGCCCTGGAAGCTGATGGCTTTGCCGGTATCTATGTCTATGAATCCCCCAAGGAACCGACGATCGAAGGCTGCTCTGAAAGCCATATGGAGCGCATTGCCGCATCGCTTGATGACATGGAACTGTTTTCAGACGAAGCCGAAGACCTTGCAGACACCATTCTTGGCGCATCCCATGCCCTTCCTTTTGACGGCGAAGGCCGTATCATTCTGCCGCCAGAACTGATCGAATATGCCGGTATTACCGACCAGGTGGCCTTTGTTGGCCGTGGCCGGACCTTCCGTATCTGGAACCCCGATGCCTTTGCCGACCGCAAAACCGCCAGCCGCACCCGCCTGGTCAATCGTGGTTCGACCCTGAAGCTGAAACCAGCTTTATCCATGCCCGCACGTGCCGCCAGCGTTGCCGCATCCTCAGATGATGACCTGCCGGAGGATGACGCATGA
- the rsmH gene encoding 16S rRNA (cytosine(1402)-N(4))-methyltransferase RsmH, whose product MTSTLPFDPSSASPHKPVLLREVLEHLNPAEGEIMVDGTFGAGGYSRAILDHAPCTLYGIDRDPSAVETGGKMEADYEGRFHMVEGCFGDMATLLPARGVEQVDGIVLDIGVSSMQLDQADRGFSFRTDGPLDMRMSMSGPSAADFVNTAEEEDIANVIYRFGEERASRKVARKIVEMRGETPFTTTGQLASAVRSVVRKSKDGIDPATRTFQGLRIHVNDELGELDRALNAAEAMLKPGGRLVVVTFHSLEDRLVKTFFKERCGDPNKQSRRLPGEPEVAKPTFANLSRKAVTAQKDELRANPRARSAKLRAAERNDVPSTARNTGGNA is encoded by the coding sequence ATGACCAGCACCCTGCCGTTTGACCCGTCATCTGCCAGCCCGCACAAACCCGTTCTTCTGCGCGAGGTTCTGGAACATCTGAACCCGGCCGAAGGCGAAATCATGGTAGATGGCACCTTTGGTGCCGGTGGCTATAGCCGTGCGATCCTTGATCACGCCCCCTGCACCCTTTACGGCATCGACCGCGACCCAAGTGCCGTTGAAACCGGCGGCAAAATGGAAGCCGACTATGAAGGCCGCTTCCATATGGTCGAAGGCTGCTTTGGCGACATGGCCACCCTGCTGCCTGCACGCGGCGTTGAACAGGTTGATGGCATCGTTCTTGATATCGGTGTTTCATCGATGCAGCTTGACCAGGCTGATCGCGGTTTTTCATTCCGCACCGATGGGCCGCTGGATATGCGCATGTCGATGTCCGGTCCCAGTGCAGCCGATTTCGTCAATACTGCCGAAGAAGAAGACATTGCCAATGTCATTTACCGGTTTGGCGAAGAACGCGCATCGCGCAAGGTTGCCCGCAAGATTGTGGAAATGCGCGGTGAAACGCCCTTTACCACCACTGGCCAGCTTGCCAGTGCGGTGCGTTCGGTCGTGCGCAAATCCAAAGACGGTATTGATCCGGCAACCCGCACCTTCCAGGGCCTGCGTATTCATGTAAATGACGAACTGGGCGAACTGGACCGCGCATTGAATGCCGCCGAAGCCATGCTAAAGCCCGGCGGCCGTCTGGTTGTTGTGACTTTCCATTCGCTGGAAGACCGGCTGGTTAAAACATTTTTCAAGGAACGCTGCGGCGACCCGAACAAACAGTCCCGCCGCCTGCCTGGTGAACCCGAAGTGGCAAAACCGACTTTCGCCAATCTGAGCCGCAAGGCAGTGACCGCACAGAAGGACGAATTGCGCGCCAACCCGCGTGCACGTTCGGCCAAACTGCGCGCCGCCGAACGCAATGATGTTCCGTCAACCGCCCGCAACACCGGAGGCAACGCATGA
- the ftsL gene encoding cell division protein FtsL encodes MTKIMTGFWFLMTVLIGVGTYWVSHEVERLERRYASIQSEILDEQESIHVFQAEWSYLNSPGRIERLAKEYLKLEQIQPLQMASIDNIPTDTDAKRYRLDKFGEAVAYMPAPRDRPADSAYDEAAENMIIDGPSVGIPAPSDTGGQQ; translated from the coding sequence ATGACCAAGATCATGACAGGTTTCTGGTTTTTAATGACGGTTCTGATCGGTGTTGGCACCTATTGGGTTTCCCACGAGGTTGAACGCCTTGAACGCCGCTATGCTTCCATCCAGTCGGAAATCCTTGATGAACAGGAAAGCATCCATGTTTTTCAGGCAGAATGGAGCTATCTGAATTCTCCGGGCCGCATTGAACGGCTGGCAAAGGAATATCTGAAGCTCGAACAGATCCAGCCTTTGCAAATGGCAAGCATCGACAATATTCCGACCGACACCGACGCAAAACGTTATCGCCTGGATAAATTTGGCGAGGCAGTTGCCTATATGCCGGCCCCGCGTGACCGCCCGGCAGACAGCGCCTATGACGAAGCGGCTGAAAACATGATCATTGACGGCCCCAGTGTCGGCATCCCTGCCCCTTCTGATACCGGGGGGCAGCAATGA
- a CDS encoding peptidoglycan D,D-transpeptidase FtsI family protein: protein MNLLRFSYWLRGDRPELGPEQREKHALETARNRIFITGIMFGIGFLWIAGGLFNATVLKQGNEPDLTAGTDSRELKTERADIVDRNGILLATDLPTSSLYADARVIKDPVGAADHLMTVLPGLDRDTLIRHLGSQKAFVWLRRNLTPDQQYKVNALGIPGLNFQREERRVYPQGRLFAHVLGFTDIDNNGIAGAEREFDNDLRSNSGPLRLSVDIRVQHALRAEVASAMQTYSAAGATGLVMDIYTGEVLGMVSLPDFDPHRPGQGPADARFNRATLGVYEQGSVFKLFNAAIALDTGTATINSSYDATKPMRVARFTIHDFHGENRWLTVPEILTYSSNIGSARMAMDFGIETQKKYLKAFGFLDTSDIELPEVGAPLLPNPWREINLMTISYGHGIAVTPIQLVNGISTISNGGIRRPSTILKQDGAPAGVRVISKKTSDEMRRLMRLVVTEGSGKKADVPGYFLGGKTGTADKLVNGRYVKNARMSTFVAAFPMQDPRYVVLVTLDGPQGTKETYGYATAGWVAAPAVGKVVTRIAPLLGIEPAYAKAPEIEQALRLDLRKEERKLASF from the coding sequence ATGAACCTGTTGCGTTTTTCATACTGGTTGCGCGGTGATCGCCCCGAACTGGGCCCGGAACAACGTGAAAAGCACGCGCTGGAAACAGCGCGTAACCGCATTTTTATTACCGGCATCATGTTTGGCATCGGCTTTTTGTGGATTGCCGGTGGCCTGTTTAATGCGACCGTCCTGAAACAGGGCAACGAACCGGACCTGACCGCAGGCACAGACAGCCGCGAGCTCAAGACCGAGCGCGCCGATATCGTTGACCGCAACGGCATCCTTCTGGCGACCGATCTTCCAACCAGCTCGCTTTATGCCGATGCCCGCGTGATCAAGGACCCGGTCGGTGCGGCAGACCATTTGATGACCGTTCTGCCCGGTCTGGATCGTGATACGCTGATCCGCCATCTTGGGTCACAAAAGGCATTCGTGTGGCTGCGCCGCAACCTGACGCCGGACCAGCAATACAAGGTCAATGCGCTTGGCATTCCGGGCCTGAATTTCCAGCGTGAAGAACGCCGTGTTTATCCGCAGGGTCGCCTGTTTGCACATGTGCTGGGCTTTACCGATATCGACAATAACGGTATCGCCGGTGCCGAACGCGAATTTGACAATGACCTTCGCAGCAATTCCGGCCCGCTGCGCCTGTCGGTCGATATTCGTGTGCAGCATGCCCTGCGCGCCGAAGTCGCCAGTGCGATGCAAACCTATAGCGCGGCGGGTGCGACCGGCCTGGTAATGGATATTTATACCGGCGAAGTTCTGGGCATGGTTTCCCTGCCCGACTTTGACCCGCACCGCCCCGGCCAGGGCCCGGCTGATGCCCGCTTTAACCGCGCCACACTGGGTGTTTACGAACAGGGGTCGGTATTTAAGCTGTTTAATGCCGCCATTGCGTTAGATACCGGTACCGCGACAATCAACAGCTCCTATGACGCGACCAAGCCAATGCGTGTTGCGCGTTTTACCATTCATGATTTCCACGGTGAAAACCGCTGGCTGACCGTCCCGGAAATTCTAACCTATAGTTCGAATATCGGGTCGGCGCGGATGGCGATGGACTTTGGCATCGAGACCCAGAAAAAATACTTGAAGGCTTTTGGCTTTCTCGACACATCCGATATTGAACTGCCCGAAGTTGGTGCGCCACTGCTGCCTAATCCGTGGCGCGAAATCAACCTGATGACGATTTCCTACGGGCATGGCATCGCGGTGACCCCCATTCAGCTGGTTAATGGCATTTCGACCATTTCCAATGGCGGCATCCGCCGCCCCAGCACCATCCTGAAACAGGATGGTGCACCGGCTGGTGTGCGGGTTATTTCAAAAAAGACTTCTGACGAAATGCGCCGCCTTATGCGCCTTGTCGTCACCGAAGGATCTGGCAAAAAAGCCGACGTACCGGGTTACTTCCTTGGGGGTAAAACCGGCACAGCGGACAAGCTGGTTAACGGGCGCTACGTCAAGAATGCCCGAATGTCTACCTTTGTGGCTGCCTTCCCGATGCAGGACCCGCGCTATGTGGTTCTTGTGACGCTCGACGGGCCGCAAGGAACAAAAGAAACGTATGGTTATGCCACGGCCGGCTGGGTAGCAGCACCGGCAGTTGGCAAGGTTGTGACACGCATTGCTCCCCTACTGGGGATCGAACCGGCGTACGCGAAGGCGCCGGAAATAGAGCAGGCGTTGCGGTTGGATCTTCGCAAAGAGGAACGCAAACTTGCGTCTTTCTGA
- a CDS encoding UDP-N-acetylmuramoyl-L-alanyl-D-glutamate--2,6-diaminopimelate ligase, whose protein sequence is MRLSELMAGDHAALKHAEGQDPDIKGLTADSRAVRDGYMFAALPGAREDGAKYIDDAIRLGASAILAKTDTPKTPAITVPLIPVENPRQRYAQLAARFYGKQPETIAAITGTNGKTSTAVFTEQLWTLLGKTSGSIGTLGIRAAGAKIPGSLTTPDPVALHQSLAEMSEIGVTHVAMEASSHGLDQHRLDGVKVKVAAFTNLSRDHLDYHGDFAKYFTAKARLFKDLLATDGTAVINADIAQYDMLLRICQDRGINVLSYGVKGDGIKLLSAKPDATGTKIRIAIGGNEYAVHLPLMGTFQIMNAMAALGIVVSSGADIDAAVNALEKLDGVRGRLELVGKTKFGAPVFVDYAHTPDALETVIKAVRPHCKGRVICVFGAGGDRDTGKRPEMGRVVKENADIAIITDDNPRSEDPATIRASIKAACEGAVEIGDRAEAIKRGIGILQRNDILIIAGKGHERGQIVKGTVLPFDDAAVARNILLGGN, encoded by the coding sequence TTGCGTCTTTCTGAGCTCATGGCAGGAGATCACGCGGCATTAAAACATGCCGAAGGACAGGACCCCGATATCAAGGGCCTGACAGCAGATTCACGCGCTGTGCGTGATGGATATATGTTCGCTGCCCTTCCGGGGGCGCGAGAAGACGGAGCCAAATATATTGACGATGCTATCCGCCTGGGGGCGTCGGCAATTCTGGCGAAAACAGATACGCCTAAAACACCGGCCATTACTGTGCCGCTGATTCCGGTTGAAAACCCGCGTCAGCGCTATGCACAGCTTGCCGCGCGCTTTTATGGCAAACAGCCCGAAACCATTGCCGCCATTACCGGCACCAATGGCAAAACATCGACGGCTGTGTTTACCGAACAGCTCTGGACGCTTCTGGGCAAAACATCGGGTTCGATTGGCACACTTGGCATTCGTGCCGCCGGCGCAAAAATCCCCGGTTCGCTGACCACGCCAGACCCGGTCGCCCTGCATCAGTCACTTGCCGAAATGAGCGAGATTGGCGTCACCCATGTCGCGATGGAAGCAAGCTCGCACGGGCTTGACCAGCATCGCCTTGATGGGGTGAAAGTAAAGGTTGCCGCCTTTACCAACCTGTCGCGCGACCATCTTGATTACCACGGTGACTTCGCAAAATATTTCACCGCCAAGGCACGCCTGTTCAAGGATTTGCTGGCAACCGATGGGACCGCTGTCATCAATGCCGATATCGCCCAGTACGATATGCTGCTTCGCATCTGCCAGGATCGCGGCATTAACGTGCTTTCCTATGGCGTAAAAGGCGATGGCATCAAGCTGCTTTCGGCCAAACCCGATGCAACCGGCACCAAAATCCGCATTGCCATTGGCGGAAATGAATATGCCGTGCATCTGCCATTGATGGGCACCTTCCAGATCATGAATGCCATGGCCGCCCTTGGCATTGTTGTTTCATCGGGTGCCGATATTGACGCCGCCGTTAATGCGCTTGAAAAGCTGGACGGTGTGCGTGGTCGCCTGGAACTGGTTGGCAAAACCAAGTTTGGCGCACCGGTTTTTGTGGATTACGCCCACACACCCGACGCCCTTGAAACCGTGATCAAGGCGGTCCGCCCGCATTGCAAGGGCCGGGTTATTTGCGTATTTGGCGCAGGCGGTGATCGTGATACTGGCAAACGCCCGGAAATGGGGCGTGTGGTTAAGGAAAATGCCGATATCGCCATCATCACCGATGATAACCCGCGCAGCGAAGACCCCGCCACCATCCGCGCGTCCATCAAGGCGGCCTGCGAAGGGGCAGTTGAAATTGGTGACCGCGCCGAAGCCATCAAGCGCGGCATTGGCATCTTGCAACGCAATGACATTCTGATTATTGCAGGCAAGGGCCATGAACGCGGCCAGATCGTGAAGGGAACGGTATTGCCGTTCGACGATGCTGCCGTTGCCCGCAATATCTTGCTGGGCGGAAACTGA